The Candidatus Acididesulfobacter guangdongensis region AACTTCCGCGAATTTCTCCAAGCTCTTGAGATTTTTCTTTTGATTCGCTGTTTATAAATTTCATTATTTTTTCAGCTGTTTGCAATGCAATATTGCTGTTATACGGAATATCCAATTTTATAAGGGTGTCCGCATATCCCATTAAGCCTAACCCTATTTTTCTGTTTGACAGTGTAGTTTCTTTTATTTTGTCAAGAGGATAATTATTTTTGTCTATAACATTGTCTAAAAAATGGGTAGCTGTATGAATGGTTTTTCTTAAGGCTTCCCAATCTATTAAACTATCTATAAAATTTGCATAATAATCGGCTGATAAATTAGTTTCGCCGAACCTCGTTCCGGTAGCGTCCATTATTTCTAATCCGCTCATCTTTACGTTTATCGGATGTTTTTTTATGAATTTGCCAATATTTATAGAACCAAGATTACATGATTCGTAAGGAATAAGTGGTTGTTCACCGCAAGGATTTGTAGATTCGATTGGACCGGCGGACGGGACCGGGTTAAATTTATTAATTCTGTCTATAAAAATTATGCCCGGCTCACCGCTTTTCCATGCCAGTTCTATTATTGTATTCAACACTTCTTTTGCGTTGAGGTATTTTACTACTTCTTTGCTTCTCGGATTTATTAGCGGATATTCTTCGTTATTTAGTGCTTTATTTATAAAATCTTCGGTAATTGCAACAGATATATTGAAATTATTAAGTTTTGAAGTATCTTTTTTAGATGTTATAAAATCAATGATATCAGGATGGTCTATGTTAAGAATTCCCATATTGGCGCCTCTTCTGGTACCTCCCTGCTTAACTGCTTCCGTAGCTGCATTAAAAACCTGCATAAACGAAACAGGACCGCTAGATACGCCTTTTGTTGAATGAACGACGTCATTTTTCGGTCGCAATCTTGAAAACGAAAACCCTGTGCCGCCACCGCTCTGATGAATAAGCGCCGTATTTTTTAATGTCTCAAATATTGAACTCATAGAATCTTCTATGGGAAGCACAAAACACGCGGATAACTGCTGAAGGGGTCTGCCGGCGTTCATTAAAGTGGGAGAATTCGGAAGAAATCTCAAATTGGACATTTCATCGTAAAAATCATATTTTAACCTTGCGATATTTTCTTTAGAAGATTTATAGTTGTAATCTGCTTCGGAGATGTTTTCCGCAACCCGCTCGAACATTCCTGAAATATTTTCAATTATAGAACCGTCCGCATTTTTTGCTAAGTAGCGTTTTTTTAGAACCGTCACGGCATTTTCGCTAAAATTTTTTAATAGAGTGTCTTTTTCAATATCCGCCTCAAAATCCATTTTTGAATCTGCAGGTTTTTCAACATTTAAATTCTTCTTACTAATGTCCATTTTCACACCTATGTTTTATGGTTGTAAAATAAATTAAAAATTAAATATAAATTAAACATTCAACAATATATAGAATGATATTCAAACATTCAACAATATATAGTTATTATTTTAAATTGTCAATATATTTTTTACCTACAATAATTATTGTAAATTCGGTAATAATAATTTATAATTAAATTGTGCGGCTTTAAAAGATAAAGAGGCGGTTTCATTTTCTATATTTCGTGAAAAAATATAATAATATATAGTATAGGAAAATTAAAATAAAATAATAAAGTTTAAGAGGGGTGATTTAATTATGCATACGTGGAGATGTGTGGTTTGCGGATATATTTATTATGGCGAAACACCGCCTGACGAATGTCCTGAATGCGGTGTTGACTGTACTCAGTTTGAAATGCTTCCTGACGAAGATGTTCGTGTTTAATTTATTTATAGTTTTTATTTAATGGCTTAATAATTTATTTAATAACAAGTTTAGTAATTAAATATTTACAGTAATTAAATAAAATAATGAATTTAATTAAATGAAATGTTCTGGAACGTTTCTATTCTCAAATAAATAGCGGCAATATTATAAATTCAACGGCAATTCAACAAAATAAAAATTTAATCTACTTTTATGATTCATAGCTTCGGCATTTTAACCCATATTTTAGACGCAAATATAATAGTAAAACTTGTTCTTTTAATTCTTGCTTTTTTCTCTCTGACTTCATGGGCAATTATTTTTTACAAGCTCCGTTATTTAAATAGAGCTAAAAGAGAGAATAAAGAATTTATAGACATTTTTTGGGAATCTAAAAGATTGGACTATGTTATGTCCGCCGCTAAAAATTTGGATTATAGCCCCGTCGCTTCCATGTTTGAATCGGCATATAAAGAATTAGTGAGTCTGAAAAAAATGGCTACGGAAGACAAAGAAAAATCCCTGAGCGAGTACGATACCAAATTAAACGGTTCGCACTTGGTTGAAAGGGCTTTAAAAAAATCGCAGCTTTCTTCAATATCAAAATTAGAATTGACTTTACCTTTTCTTGCTACAACAGGTTCTACTTCGCCGTTTATCGGCTTATTCGGCACTGTCTGGGGTATCATGACATCGTTTGAAAGTATTCAAAAAGCCGGAACGGCTGGACTTGCTGTAGTAGCTCCGGGAATAGCCGATTCGCTTGTTGCTACGGCGGCGGGTCTTTTTGCCGCTATACCGGCCGTCATAGCCTATAATTATTATACTAATAAGGTTAGAGTGCTAGTCAACGAGATGGATGATTTTGCGTATGAATTTATGACAATAGTAGAAAAACAAATTTTAAAAGATTAATTAATCGTGTTTGTTCAAAATAACAATAGAGAAGAAAAAAATAATTTGTCTTCAAACTATAAATTTATGGCTGAAATAAACATCACTCCATTTGTTGACGTGATGCTTGTGCTGCTGGTAATATTTATGGTGACGGCGCCCATGCTTGAGCACGGCATAAAAGTTCATCTTCCTACCGCATCGGCGCGTGCAATAAAGTCTCCTGAAAAAACTATAGTAGTGTCTATAAACAGTTCGCGTGAAGTCTATATTAATGCGCTAAAGGTTAGTCTGCCGACATTATCTTCTAAATTGCGGGCTATTTATAAAAACAGAACCGATAAAGAAATATTTTTAAAAGCCGATTCTTCCATACCTTACGGCGTTGTCATAAGAGTAATGGCTGCCGTAAAAATGGCAGGTATAAGCAAGATTGGCATGGTAACTAAAAATCCTGTGCTAAAACGTTGAAAAAATACGTTAAAATATTAAAATAAATGTCAAATTTTTTTTACAGTTTTAATAATACGGTTATTGGTAATTATTATTATAGCAATGTATAATGCATAATGAAGATAAAGCTAAAGGAATAGGAAAATATTATATTGTATCATTCCTGTTTCATGTACTCCTAATAGGATTGCTGATTTTTATTTCAATAAAATTTAAATCTAAGATTCAATCGTTGGGCTCAAAAGTTGTTGTAAGCGTTGTAAGTGCTGTTCCTGGACCGTTAGCTTCCACAAGAGCTTTAACTCATTCTATAAAGAAAAATACCGTACGCGCAGTTAAAAAGCCTGCAGTCATTCATAATAGGCAGCATAAGGCTATAACAGAGAAAAAAATTGTATCTGTTCCTGTAATCAGTAAAGCAGTTATACCTGTTGCTAAATCAAAATCGTCAATGATTTACCCGAAGAAAGTTGTGCGCCGGCATATAAAACCGCAGCCGTATAAAATTGTTCCTCATAAACCGGTTTATACACCGCCGCAGCAGGTATCATCCAGCGTATATTCGCATTTAAACACAACCATAAAATTAAACAGCGCTTACAGCAAACTGCAAAGTTCTATGATAGCAGGCAATGTTCATAGATTCGGCAGCTATATAAGCAAGATAACAAGCATAATTATTTCAAATTTTAATATTAATTTATCCAAGTATCTGCATTTTAAATCTATAATTGCTTTTAAAATAACTAAAGGCGGTCTGGTTTATGATGTAAGATTAATAAAGTCATCGGGAAGCGGTTTTTTTGACGCTCAGTCCATAGCAGCCGTAAAATCATCTGCCCCTCTGCCGCCTCCGCCGCACGGTTTTATGTCTTACATGAACTCTGAAAATGAAAACAACGGTGTTTTAGCTATTTTTTATCCAAAAGAAATATTAAAGGGTGAATAGTTTACTTAAACTAAATAATATAAACAGCTTGTACAGCATAGCGTAACATAGTATAACTTACTGATGTAAATATAAATTAAGTATCAGCAAATATTATATAAATATAACATTGCGTAATATTACATAACATTATATAAAATTAAATAAATTAATAAAAAATGAGAGGATATACAAAAGATGTTTCAGTCGACAAAAATAAATAATGGCTTAGATGCAGCAAAGATAAAATGTACAATCGGTTTTAATTATCCTAAATTTAAATCCTCTAATCTATTATTTTTTTATCTATTTATTTTTTTAATTGCGATGTTCTGCGGCGTTTTATTTAAACCGTACAATGCCAGTGCAAAGGTTTATATTAACATATATCAGGCAAGTATAAAAAAAATTAGAATTGCGGTGCCTGATTTCAAGAATTTAACAAAATACAAACAGCATTCTTCCTTAGCATCCAAATTAGCTCACGTAGTACGCCACGACCTTTCCGTTATCGGTTATTTTCATATAGTAAATCCGCTGTCTTATCTTGAAAATCCGCAAGATGCCCATCTCAACGCCTCTAAAATAAAATATTCCGACTGGACGGTATTAAATACTGAATATTTAATCAACGGTTCCTATAAAGTTAAGGGCGGCAATATTACTCTTAAAGCTAACCTTATAAGCATATATTCGCAAAAACTTTTGTTTAGCGAGGTTCTAGAAGGCGGTCTTAGCAAAGACAGGTATCTTGCCAATAAATTTGCCGATGCTGTTTTAAAATTTTTAACGGGCAAAAAAGGACCGTTTACTACAAAAGTTTTTTTTGTGGGTGAAAAAAACAACGTGAAGAATATATTTGAGATGGATTTTGGAGGACACAGAGTTAAAAGGATAACAGATAATAACTCTATCAATATATTTCCGTATCCTTCTCCAGACGGAAAAAAAGTAGCCTACATTTCGTTTAAAGACGGAGATCCCGCCGTATTTATAAAAAATTTGATTACAGATAGGGCAATAAAATTAGATTTGCCTGGACCGGCTGATTTTGTAAGCTGGTCGCCTAACGGACAAAAGCTGGCTTTAGCGTTGACCCCAGGTCACTACAATACCCAGATATACACGATTAATGCTGACGGTACCGATTTGAAAAGACTTACAAATACATTTGGAATAAACACGTCGCCGTCATTTTCTCCAAACGGCAACAGAATTGTTTTTGTTTCAAACCGCGGCGGCGGACCTCAGATATATGTAATGAATTCAAACGGTTCCGATGTTCACATGATTTCTTTCAATGGCAGCTATTATAATACCAGCCCTGCATGGTCGCCAAACGGAAAAAAAATAGTTTTTACATCGTTTATCAACGGAGCTCTTCAGGTATGTATTATTGATCCTGACGGGAGTAATGAAAGGCAATTGACGGATACCCCTTACGGATGTCATCATCCTTCGTGGACAAGGGATTCGAGGATTATATCTTTCGATACCGAATTTGGAGGCAGAGAAGAAATATATTTAATGGACACCACGGCAAGCGGAATTATGCTTCTGATGCCGCATATTTTTCCGGAGATGCAAAATTATTATAATCCGGCTTGGACGCTTAAATCAACTTATTAAAATTTTAAAGTTTAGAGCTATTAATAAATTAAAATATATTTGCAGTAAAAACATACATACAGAGAGATTAGCAAAAAGATTATTAGAGAGATTAACTGGAGGGATTTTATAGATAAAAGTAGATATGTGAAGTATATGCCAAATTTTTCTCATTTATAGTTGATAAATTTTCATAATACATATAAAATAAAGATAAAAATTTTATTTCTATAAAATTTATTTACAAAGACAAATTAAAAATAAAATCAGAGGATTGATATTATGCCGATAATAATAAAAGAAAAAGATGCCGTTAATAAAAAACATATTCTTCATTATTTTAAAATTGCTTCTTTATTATCTTTATGTATTTTTACGTTTTCTTTTTTATTATCGGGATGCGCTCAAATGGAGCCGGATACGATACATCATCTTAAAATTCAAGTGCGTAATTTAAACAGAAAGGTTGCCAATTTATCGCAAAATTCAACAGATTCAGAGCAGGCTCTTCATCAAACCCAGGTAAATGTCGCTAATCAGGGCGCAAAAATTGCAAGTGTAAAATCTAATCTCAGTTCATTATACGGGAAATATGAAATTATTTCGCATGATATGAAATTGCTTCAAACGGAATTTAGAAATTATAGAATATTGGTAAATAAAGAATTAATAAAGTTGCTAAAGAAAGAAAAGTTTAAATCTTCCGCTATATCAAAACAAAAAATAACATCTAAAGTTACCCCTAAAATTGTAATTAGTAAAGTCAAACCGGTGATAGTACCCAAAATTTCTATAAAACAGCTTGCGCTCAGAAAAGAACTGAAAGAATACGGTAGGGCTAAATCGTATTATAATAAAGGTTTGTATAAAAAGGCATTAGTTTTATTTAAAAAATATCTTAATAAATATCCTCAATCTCCAAAGGCGGGCGATGCAAATTATTACAAATCCGTTTCTAATTTTAAATTAAAAAATTATCCGGTTTCTATTCTTGAATTTCACAAATTTACAAGACTTTATCCAAAAAACAAACATGTAGCTATGGCAATATATCTGCAGGGAGTAGGCTTTTCCAAATTATCCGATCCTTCAGATGCCATTATTTTGTTCAAGCAGGTTATAGCCGATTACAGTTCCAGCAAGGCGGCAGCGTTAGCTAAATCGGCGTTAGAAAAATTAGCGAAACAATGATATTGAAGCTCTGGCTGCCGTGCCGTACCGTAAGGTTTCTTAGTTAAAATAATATAAAATATATAAAATAATATAAAATAATTACAGTACGGATATAAACTTATACGTACAGGTAGAAAAAAGAAAATAATGCCGCAACATGAACATATGAATAGTCAACCTATTTTTAATCTTGCTATAGAATCAAGCTGCGATGATTTTTCTTGTTCAATTCTTAAAAAAGATAATTTAAAAATCAGCATAATTTCAAATGTGGTGTATTCTCAAGATTTCATACACGGAATTTACGGGGGAGTAGTTCCGGAATTAGCCTCCAGAAATCATATAAAAAGTGCTATTCCGGCTGTCAATGCTGCATTGTTGAAAGCAGATATGAAATTAAAAGATATAAATATGCTATCTGTTACTTCAGGTCCGGGTCTTGCCGGTTCTTTGCTTGTCGGTATTATGACAGCCAAAACATTAAGCTATGCGCTTAAAGTTCCCATAACCGCTGTAAATCATATTGAGGGTCATATTTTCAGCCCTTTTTTACAAAGGGAAGAATTTTTTCCTTTTATCGCTCTTGTTATATCAGGAGGACATTCGCATATTTATATCGTGAAATCTCACGAAGATATAAAATTAGTCGGTAAAACGAGAGATGACGCATGCGGAGAAGCATTTGACAAAATATCCAATTTTTTAAATTACGGATACCCCGGCGGTAAAATTATTGACACATTAGCTGAAAAAGGAAGTATTGATGCTTTTAATTTTTCTATGCCCATGGAACATTCCGGCAGTTTTGATTTAAGTTTTAGCGGATTAAAAACACAGGTGATATCAGAAATCAATAAATTGGGCGGACCAAAGCAATTGCAGGAAGTGACGGTTTTTAATATCTTTGCATGCCTCAGGGAGACTATAGCAAAAATTTTATATAAAAAGGTTTTGGCAGTGTGCGATTATACAGGAATAAAAGATGTTTCTATTTCCGGCGGCGTATCGGCAAATTCCAGAATAAGAAGTATCTTTCTTGAAAGTTCTAAATTAAACGCTTTCTTCCCGGAGCCTGCATACAGTACGGATAACGCTGCTATGATAGGATATATGGGGTTTTTTAAAAAAAATATTGACCC contains the following coding sequences:
- a CDS encoding TonB family protein — protein: MHNEDKAKGIGKYYIVSFLFHVLLIGLLIFISIKFKSKIQSLGSKVVVSVVSAVPGPLASTRALTHSIKKNTVRAVKKPAVIHNRQHKAITEKKIVSVPVISKAVIPVAKSKSSMIYPKKVVRRHIKPQPYKIVPHKPVYTPPQQVSSSVYSHLNTTIKLNSAYSKLQSSMIAGNVHRFGSYISKITSIIISNFNINLSKYLHFKSIIAFKITKGGLVYDVRLIKSSGSGFFDAQSIAAVKSSAPLPPPPHGFMSYMNSENENNGVLAIFYPKEILKGE
- the tolQ gene encoding protein TolQ encodes the protein MIHSFGILTHILDANIIVKLVLLILAFFSLTSWAIIFYKLRYLNRAKRENKEFIDIFWESKRLDYVMSAAKNLDYSPVASMFESAYKELVSLKKMATEDKEKSLSEYDTKLNGSHLVERALKKSQLSSISKLELTLPFLATTGSTSPFIGLFGTVWGIMTSFESIQKAGTAGLAVVAPGIADSLVATAAGLFAAIPAVIAYNYYTNKVRVLVNEMDDFAYEFMTIVEKQILKD
- the tsaD gene encoding tRNA (adenosine(37)-N6)-threonylcarbamoyltransferase complex transferase subunit TsaD, which translates into the protein MPQHEHMNSQPIFNLAIESSCDDFSCSILKKDNLKISIISNVVYSQDFIHGIYGGVVPELASRNHIKSAIPAVNAALLKADMKLKDINMLSVTSGPGLAGSLLVGIMTAKTLSYALKVPITAVNHIEGHIFSPFLQREEFFPFIALVISGGHSHIYIVKSHEDIKLVGKTRDDACGEAFDKISNFLNYGYPGGKIIDTLAEKGSIDAFNFSMPMEHSGSFDLSFSGLKTQVISEINKLGGPKQLQEVTVFNIFACLRETIAKILYKKVLAVCDYTGIKDVSISGGVSANSRIRSIFLESSKLNAFFPEPAYSTDNAAMIGYMGFFKKNIDPSRNKKIFYSLNAEPAWEL
- a CDS encoding adenosylcobalamin-dependent ribonucleoside-diphosphate reductase, producing the protein MDFEADIEKDTLLKNFSENAVTVLKKRYLAKNADGSIIENISGMFERVAENISEADYNYKSSKENIARLKYDFYDEMSNLRFLPNSPTLMNAGRPLQQLSACFVLPIEDSMSSIFETLKNTALIHQSGGGTGFSFSRLRPKNDVVHSTKGVSSGPVSFMQVFNAATEAVKQGGTRRGANMGILNIDHPDIIDFITSKKDTSKLNNFNISVAITEDFINKALNNEEYPLINPRSKEVVKYLNAKEVLNTIIELAWKSGEPGIIFIDRINKFNPVPSAGPIESTNPCGEQPLIPYESCNLGSINIGKFIKKHPINVKMSGLEIMDATGTRFGETNLSADYYANFIDSLIDWEALRKTIHTATHFLDNVIDKNNYPLDKIKETTLSNRKIGLGLMGYADTLIKLDIPYNSNIALQTAEKIMKFINSESKEKSQELGEIRGSFPNFENSVWKTNGYKAMRNATTTTIAPTGTISIIGGASSGIEPLFALSYERHVLDNQSLIEIDKNLKDKFEELGIFSDELINFIAKEGKFDKNTYQNWKHYNPLPLKINPEIKNLYEKNGEKLEEYQIFEYLNSVFITSHDILPKWHVLTQSAFQKYTDNAVSKTVNFPHDATKEDIEEVYMQAYRLNLKGITVYRDGSREQVLTTPKSQERKTQNENSIAINNDNAVNNSAGLDNSSRCMPIEPRKRPDIIHGVTIKTVTGCGPLYVTVNKDENGAPFEIFNSIGKSGGCAQSQTESIGRMVSMALRSGIDAEEIISQLKGIRCNQPYGFGESIIYSCADAIGKALEKSLKEMTYLKKQNCRDNALNINTINKNNGNNRNYNNEKGNINATSGLNAQFRGACPSCGGSNLKHAEGCTVCLDCGYSDCG
- the bamD gene encoding outer membrane protein assembly factor BamD; its protein translation is MPIIIKEKDAVNKKHILHYFKIASLLSLCIFTFSFLLSGCAQMEPDTIHHLKIQVRNLNRKVANLSQNSTDSEQALHQTQVNVANQGAKIASVKSNLSSLYGKYEIISHDMKLLQTEFRNYRILVNKELIKLLKKEKFKSSAISKQKITSKVTPKIVISKVKPVIVPKISIKQLALRKELKEYGRAKSYYNKGLYKKALVLFKKYLNKYPQSPKAGDANYYKSVSNFKLKNYPVSILEFHKFTRLYPKNKHVAMAIYLQGVGFSKLSDPSDAIILFKQVIADYSSSKAAALAKSALEKLAKQ
- the tolR gene encoding protein TolR; translation: MAEINITPFVDVMLVLLVIFMVTAPMLEHGIKVHLPTASARAIKSPEKTIVVSINSSREVYINALKVSLPTLSSKLRAIYKNRTDKEIFLKADSSIPYGVVIRVMAAVKMAGISKIGMVTKNPVLKR